Proteins encoded in a region of the Vicia villosa cultivar HV-30 ecotype Madison, WI linkage group LG5, Vvil1.0, whole genome shotgun sequence genome:
- the LOC131607356 gene encoding lipid transfer protein EARLI 1-like — MKSNNTIASIIILCINLIFASTLVSSTPNPKTPPTHPKTPPPPSKLPPSQMTPPPHLMTPPPMVPPSVQPSTPPPTMTIAPPCPTTPPPTTNPSAPPSNPMTTPPIVSPSTPPPSPTATPPMISPSTPPPRYLTPPPKITPTTSPTCQIGRLSVCANVLNVVNVGIGRDTKPCCNLINGLIDLEASICLCAALKANILGIIIIDLNIPLQLILNRCGRQMPTNFKCSR; from the coding sequence ATGAAATCAAACAATACTATTGCGTCCATTATAATTCTCTGCATTAATCTTATTTTTGCTTCAACCCTTGTCTCTTCCACTCCAAATCCTAAGACACCACCAACTCATCCCAAAACACCACCTCCTCCATCAAAACTCCCACCAAGTCAAATGACACCACCACCCCATCTCATGACACCACCACCTATGGTACCTCCTTCCGTGCAACCTTCTACACCCCCACCAACTATGACGATCGCACCACCTTGTCCTACTACACCACCACCTACAACAAATCCATCCGCACCCCCTTCAAATCCTATGACAACACCTCCCATAGTCTCTCCTTCCACACCACCGCCAAGTCCTACGGCAACACCCCCTATGATCTCTCCTTCCACACCACCACCAAGATATTTGACACCCCCGCCTAAGATAACTCCTACGACGTCACCTACTTGTCAAATAGGAAGATTGAGTGTTTGTGCCAATGTGTTGAATGTTGTGAACGTAGGGATTGGACGAGATACTAAGCCTTGTTGCAACCTCATCAATGGTCTTATTGATCTCGAAGCCTCTATATGTCTATGCGCTGCACTTAAGGCTAATATCTTGGGAATCATCATTATTGATCTTAACATTCCCTTGCAATTAATCTTGAACCGATGTGGGCGTCAAATGCCTACAAATTTCAAATGCAGCCGTTAA